The Ciceribacter thiooxidans genome window below encodes:
- a CDS encoding nitrate/nitrite transporter: MPNAVGGSPQGQKTALAMSTVAFTVCFAVWTIFAIIGIQIRKDLNLSETQFGLLVGTPILTGSLVRVVLGIWTDRYGGRVVFTATMLAAAVATFFLTYATTYPQVLVAALGVGIAGGSFAVGVAYVSRWYPPEKQGTALGIFGAGNVGAAVTKSLAPLVLVAFGSHAVAQVWAGALVVMAIVFWFTAKDDPVLVARRRAGEKPKSTWMELEPLKNVQVWRFSLYYFFVFGAFVALSLWLPQYLINVYGVDIRAAGMIAAFFSVPASLFRAYGGHLSDVYGARRVMYWTFLVSVAATFVLAYPPTDYVVQGAKGPIAFHAEMGLIGFTVTVFILGFFMALGKAAVFKHIPVYYPESVGSVGGLVGMIGGLGGFILPIVFGLLLDLTGLWTSCFMLLFLVALGSLTWMHLAVRQMEKEAVGEKLAELPFFPEMKGMGEGVRKPVKENSTVLTDWRPEDPAFWNDKGRAIARRNLWLSIPALLLSFAIWQVWSVVVAKLPLVGFTFTTDQLFWLAALPGLSGATLRIFYSFMVPVFGGRLWTTLTTWSLIIPALGIGYAVQNPDTPYVILLLLALLCGFGGGNFASSMSNISFFFPKAEKGNALALNAGLGNLGVSVVQFVVPLAITAGIFGGLGGDPAMVTSATGEAPLWLQNAGFIFVPFIILAALGNWFGMNDIASAKASFAEQAVIFQRKHNWIMCWLYTGTFGSFIGYSAGFPLLTKTLFPDVNVLQFAFLGPLVGALSRSGTGWLSDKFGGGRVTFWAFALMMIGVSGVLYFIGIKEQPNAFWGFFASFLLLFFATGVGNASTFQMIPAIMRKEMARLMPKATAEERRLQAEKESAAITGFTSAIAAFGAFFIPKGYGTSIMLTGGPEAALWSFLLFYVTCIAITWAVYTRRGGLLYDLERGRVSPAAATA; encoded by the coding sequence ATGCCAAACGCAGTGGGTGGCAGTCCGCAGGGACAGAAGACAGCACTGGCGATGAGTACCGTCGCTTTCACCGTCTGTTTCGCCGTCTGGACGATCTTCGCAATCATCGGCATTCAGATCCGCAAGGACCTGAACCTGTCGGAAACCCAATTCGGTCTGTTGGTCGGTACGCCGATCCTGACGGGCTCGCTCGTCCGCGTCGTGCTGGGCATCTGGACCGATCGCTATGGCGGACGCGTCGTGTTCACTGCCACCATGCTGGCGGCCGCCGTCGCAACCTTCTTCCTGACCTATGCCACGACCTATCCGCAGGTGCTGGTTGCTGCCCTGGGTGTTGGCATCGCCGGAGGATCGTTCGCGGTCGGAGTGGCCTATGTGTCGCGCTGGTACCCTCCGGAAAAGCAGGGCACCGCGCTCGGCATCTTCGGCGCGGGCAATGTCGGTGCGGCGGTGACGAAGTCTCTCGCACCTTTGGTGCTCGTCGCCTTCGGCTCGCACGCTGTCGCCCAGGTCTGGGCGGGTGCGCTGGTCGTCATGGCGATTGTCTTCTGGTTCACCGCCAAGGATGATCCGGTTCTCGTCGCGCGCCGTCGCGCCGGTGAAAAGCCGAAGAGCACCTGGATGGAACTGGAACCGCTGAAAAACGTCCAGGTGTGGCGCTTCTCGCTCTATTACTTCTTCGTTTTCGGCGCCTTCGTCGCGCTCTCGCTCTGGCTGCCGCAGTACCTGATCAACGTCTATGGCGTCGACATTCGCGCCGCAGGCATGATCGCTGCCTTCTTCTCGGTTCCGGCCAGTCTGTTCCGTGCCTATGGCGGGCACCTCTCCGACGTCTACGGCGCCCGCCGCGTCATGTACTGGACTTTCCTGGTTTCGGTCGCCGCGACCTTCGTTCTCGCTTACCCGCCGACAGACTACGTCGTACAGGGTGCGAAAGGACCGATCGCCTTCCACGCAGAGATGGGCTTGATCGGTTTCACCGTCACTGTCTTCATCCTCGGCTTCTTCATGGCGCTCGGCAAGGCCGCGGTGTTCAAGCACATACCGGTCTATTATCCGGAGAGCGTCGGCTCCGTCGGTGGCCTGGTCGGCATGATCGGCGGCCTCGGCGGCTTCATCCTGCCGATCGTCTTCGGGCTGCTGCTCGATCTCACGGGTCTGTGGACGAGCTGCTTCATGCTCCTCTTCCTCGTCGCACTCGGGTCGCTCACCTGGATGCATCTCGCCGTCCGCCAGATGGAGAAGGAGGCCGTTGGCGAGAAGCTGGCGGAGCTGCCTTTCTTCCCGGAAATGAAGGGTATGGGCGAGGGCGTTCGCAAGCCGGTCAAGGAAAACAGCACCGTTCTGACCGACTGGCGACCAGAAGACCCGGCATTCTGGAACGACAAGGGCCGAGCCATCGCGCGCCGCAATCTGTGGCTCTCGATCCCGGCACTGCTTCTCTCCTTCGCCATCTGGCAGGTCTGGTCCGTCGTCGTGGCCAAGCTGCCACTGGTCGGCTTCACATTCACCACCGACCAGCTCTTCTGGCTCGCGGCGTTGCCCGGCCTTTCGGGCGCGACGCTTCGCATATTCTACTCGTTCATGGTGCCTGTTTTCGGCGGGCGGCTCTGGACGACGCTCACCACGTGGTCGCTGATCATTCCGGCACTCGGTATCGGCTATGCAGTGCAGAATCCCGACACGCCCTATGTGATCCTTCTCCTGCTCGCGCTGCTTTGCGGCTTCGGCGGCGGCAACTTTGCCTCCTCCATGTCGAACATCTCCTTCTTCTTTCCGAAGGCGGAAAAGGGCAACGCGCTCGCCCTCAACGCCGGTCTCGGCAACCTCGGGGTCAGCGTCGTACAGTTCGTCGTGCCGCTGGCGATCACCGCGGGCATATTCGGCGGGCTGGGCGGTGATCCCGCGATGGTTACGTCGGCCACAGGCGAGGCGCCGCTATGGCTGCAGAATGCCGGCTTCATCTTCGTGCCGTTCATCATCCTGGCGGCCCTCGGCAACTGGTTCGGCATGAACGATATCGCCTCGGCCAAGGCTTCCTTCGCCGAACAGGCGGTGATCTTCCAGCGCAAGCACAACTGGATCATGTGCTGGCTCTATACGGGTACCTTCGGTTCCTTCATCGGCTATTCCGCAGGCTTCCCGCTGCTTACCAAGACGCTGTTTCCGGACGTCAACGTCCTGCAGTTTGCCTTCCTCGGGCCGTTGGTCGGTGCGCTTTCGCGCTCCGGCACCGGCTGGCTCTCCGACAAGTTCGGCGGCGGTCGCGTCACCTTCTGGGCGTTTGCCCTGATGATGATTGGTGTCTCGGGTGTGCTCTACTTCATCGGCATCAAGGAGCAGCCGAATGCCTTCTGGGGCTTCTTCGCCTCCTTCCTGCTGCTCTTCTTCGCAACCGGTGTCGGCAATGCCTCCACCTTCCAGATGATCCCCGCGATCATGCGCAAGGAAATGGCTCGACTGATGCCGAAGGCGACTGCGGAAGAGCGTCGCCTGCAAGCCGAGAAGGAATCGGCGGCGATCACTGGCTTCACCTCCGCGATCGCCGCCTTCGGAGCCTTCTTTATCCCCAAGGGCTACGGCACCTCGATCATGCTTACTGGCGGACCGGAAGCGGCGCTCTGGTCCTTCCTGCTCTTCTACGTCACCTGCATCGCGATCACCTGGGCCGTCTACACACGCAGGGGCGGCCTGCTCTACGACCTCGAGCGCGGTCGGGTCAGCCCGGCTGCCGCAACCGCCTGA
- a CDS encoding ABC transporter substrate-binding protein: MKSAFLKSTVAVGALIWSSLSGATAVKAEELTLCWAAWDPANALVELSKDFEAKSGHKMKFEFVPWPNFADRMLNELNSGGKLCDLMIGDSQWIGGAAENGQYVKLNDFFDKEGIKMENFIPATVVGYAEWPKNSPNYWALPAFGDVVGWTYRKDWFSRPELQDEFKKKYGRDLAVPKTFAELKDIAEFFQGRNIDGKTVYGAAIYTERGSEGITMGAMDALYSFGFEYQNPDKAYDMDGFVNSPQAIAGLEYYKTLYDCCTPPGSSDAYMSENIDAYKSGQVALQMNFAFIWPGINADPNVGGDKSGYFPNPAGPDGKQFAQLGGQGISVVAASTKQDAALQYIKWFAQPEIQQKWWSLGGYSALRSVVEDPGFATSQPYAQTFLDSMAIVKDFWAEPSYASLLQATQRRFHNYVVAGQGTAKEALDGLVKDWTEVFEDEGKI, translated from the coding sequence ATGAAATCCGCATTCCTGAAATCCACGGTCGCCGTGGGCGCTCTGATCTGGTCGAGCCTGTCGGGCGCGACCGCAGTCAAGGCCGAAGAACTCACGCTTTGCTGGGCCGCGTGGGACCCGGCCAACGCACTGGTCGAACTCAGCAAGGATTTCGAAGCCAAGTCCGGCCACAAGATGAAGTTCGAGTTCGTGCCGTGGCCGAACTTCGCCGACCGCATGCTCAACGAACTGAATTCCGGCGGTAAGCTGTGCGACCTGATGATCGGCGACAGCCAGTGGATCGGCGGCGCCGCAGAGAACGGACAGTATGTGAAGCTCAACGATTTCTTCGACAAGGAAGGAATCAAGATGGAGAACTTCATCCCCGCGACCGTCGTCGGCTATGCCGAATGGCCGAAGAACTCGCCGAACTACTGGGCGCTTCCCGCCTTCGGCGACGTGGTCGGCTGGACCTACCGCAAGGACTGGTTCTCCCGCCCCGAACTGCAGGACGAATTCAAGAAGAAGTACGGCCGTGATCTCGCCGTGCCGAAGACCTTCGCGGAACTCAAGGACATCGCCGAGTTCTTCCAGGGGCGCAACATCGACGGCAAAACCGTCTACGGCGCAGCGATCTATACCGAGCGCGGCTCTGAAGGCATCACCATGGGGGCGATGGATGCCCTCTATTCCTTCGGCTTCGAATACCAGAACCCGGACAAGGCCTATGACATGGACGGCTTCGTCAATTCGCCCCAGGCAATCGCGGGTCTCGAATACTACAAGACGCTCTACGACTGCTGCACGCCGCCGGGATCGTCCGACGCTTACATGTCGGAGAACATCGATGCCTACAAATCGGGCCAAGTCGCGCTGCAGATGAACTTCGCCTTCATCTGGCCGGGGATCAACGCCGACCCGAATGTCGGCGGCGACAAGTCCGGCTATTTCCCCAACCCTGCAGGTCCTGACGGTAAGCAGTTCGCCCAGCTCGGCGGCCAGGGCATCTCGGTGGTTGCCGCATCCACGAAGCAGGATGCCGCGCTCCAATACATCAAATGGTTTGCGCAGCCCGAGATCCAGCAGAAGTGGTGGTCGCTCGGCGGCTACTCCGCACTCCGTTCGGTCGTGGAAGATCCGGGTTTCGCCACCAGCCAGCCCTATGCCCAGACCTTCCTCGACTCCATGGCCATCGTGAAGGATTTCTGGGCGGAACCGTCCTATGCCTCGCTCCTGCAGGCAACGCAGAGGCGCTTCCACAACTACGTGGTCGCAGGACAGGGTACGGCCAAGGAAGCCCTCGACGGGCTGGTCAAGGACTGGACGGAAGTCTTCGAGGACGAAGGCAAGATCTGA
- a CDS encoding LacI family DNA-binding transcriptional regulator: MRPTAKDLAEAAGVSLATVDRVLNDRPNVSAKAARKVNEAIERIGFVRNPAAVNLARNRTYRFRFVLPRAGDQYLQRILREVGEAREALRSDLTDIDLMQMPMSDPHAVARYLSGLEPDELDGVAIMAPESPQVRDAMARLIERGIKVVQFLSGHEKLPAADFVGVNNLAAGATAGKLIGRFLASAPGKIMVVAETMMAQDSIERRLGFDRIIHDQFPYLVSLPSVETYGDERRAGLVIRRMLEHNPDIAAVYVLSAEARIPVSAIEAVTVPRPLTVIVHELTPFSEDALRDDRIDAVIAQDPGHAVRSATRIMRARLEQREPIVSQERIRIEILLKENL, encoded by the coding sequence ATGAGACCCACAGCCAAGGACCTCGCGGAAGCCGCAGGTGTCAGTCTTGCCACGGTGGACCGTGTGCTGAACGATCGGCCGAATGTCAGCGCGAAGGCGGCGCGGAAGGTGAACGAGGCGATCGAGCGGATCGGCTTCGTGCGCAATCCGGCGGCCGTCAACCTCGCGCGCAACCGCACCTACCGCTTTCGATTCGTCCTGCCGCGCGCAGGTGATCAGTATCTCCAACGGATCCTGAGGGAAGTGGGGGAGGCGCGCGAGGCGCTGCGTTCCGATCTGACCGACATCGATCTCATGCAGATGCCGATGTCCGACCCGCATGCGGTCGCGAGGTATCTCTCCGGCCTCGAACCCGATGAACTCGACGGTGTGGCGATCATGGCGCCGGAATCGCCGCAAGTCCGCGACGCCATGGCCCGGCTGATCGAGCGCGGCATCAAGGTCGTGCAGTTCCTTTCAGGTCACGAAAAGCTGCCAGCGGCGGATTTCGTCGGCGTGAACAATCTCGCCGCCGGCGCCACGGCGGGAAAGCTCATCGGGCGGTTTCTCGCGAGCGCGCCGGGGAAGATCATGGTCGTGGCAGAAACCATGATGGCGCAGGACAGCATAGAGCGCAGGCTGGGCTTCGACAGGATCATCCACGACCAGTTCCCGTATCTCGTTTCCTTACCGTCGGTGGAGACCTACGGCGACGAGCGTCGCGCCGGCCTCGTGATCCGCCGGATGCTGGAGCACAACCCGGATATCGCTGCGGTCTACGTGTTGAGTGCCGAGGCAAGGATCCCGGTCTCGGCCATAGAGGCGGTCACCGTCCCAAGGCCGCTCACCGTGATCGTTCACGAGCTTACGCCTTTCAGCGAGGACGCGCTCCGTGACGACAGGATCGATGCCGTCATCGCTCAAGATCCGGGGCATGCGGTTCGAAGTGCGACCCGCATCATGCGCGCGCGCCTGGAGCAGCGCGAACCCATCGTCTCACAGGAACGGATACGCATCGAGATTCTGCTGAAGGAAAATCTCTGA
- a CDS encoding carbohydrate ABC transporter permease, producing the protein MSESAIDRLARATPSGVSRRISGLSDRAIAWIFVTPTILLLLAVNIFPLIWTVRLSFTNFRVNRPGEAPEFVGLRNYTRILTDGDIWLTMQATAHFLFWTISLQVLIGFTLAYLINKKFRGNDLWTTIIVLPMMLSPAVVGNFWTFLYQPQIGLFNYVVGFFTGADPSSFSMIGDVSLAPWAIVIVDTWMWTPFVMLICLAGLRSIPDSIYEAAECDRASKWRQFWTITIPLVLPFLMLAVLFRGIENFKMFDLVVQLTGGGPGSVTELTSINLKREAFEKWRTGYASAYAVILFVTVFGLASIYVKALNKVKER; encoded by the coding sequence ATGTCCGAGAGCGCAATCGACCGCCTCGCGCGCGCAACACCGTCCGGTGTCTCCAGGAGAATTTCAGGCCTGTCCGACAGGGCTATCGCCTGGATCTTCGTGACGCCGACGATCCTCCTGCTACTTGCGGTCAACATCTTTCCGCTGATCTGGACCGTCAGGCTGAGCTTCACCAATTTCCGGGTCAACCGGCCAGGCGAGGCGCCGGAATTCGTCGGATTGCGCAATTACACCCGCATCCTGACCGATGGCGACATCTGGCTTACCATGCAGGCGACTGCGCATTTTCTCTTCTGGACAATCTCCCTTCAGGTGCTGATCGGCTTTACACTTGCCTACCTGATCAACAAGAAGTTTCGTGGAAACGACCTCTGGACGACGATCATCGTGCTGCCGATGATGCTGAGCCCGGCCGTCGTCGGCAACTTCTGGACCTTCCTCTACCAGCCGCAGATCGGCCTCTTCAATTACGTGGTCGGCTTCTTCACCGGCGCCGACCCCTCAAGCTTCTCGATGATCGGCGACGTCTCGCTCGCACCCTGGGCCATCGTCATCGTCGACACGTGGATGTGGACGCCCTTCGTCATGCTGATCTGCCTCGCCGGACTGCGGTCGATCCCCGATAGCATCTACGAGGCTGCCGAATGCGACCGGGCGAGCAAATGGCGACAGTTCTGGACCATCACCATTCCTTTGGTATTGCCCTTCCTGATGCTCGCGGTCCTGTTCCGGGGCATCGAGAACTTCAAAATGTTCGATCTCGTCGTGCAGCTGACCGGCGGCGGTCCGGGCTCGGTGACGGAACTCACCTCGATCAACCTCAAGCGTGAAGCCTTCGAGAAATGGCGCACCGGCTATGCCTCAGCCTATGCGGTGATCCTCTTCGTCACGGTCTTCGGCCTCGCCTCGATCTATGTGAAGGCGCTGAACAAGGTGAAAGAACGATGA
- a CDS encoding cyclic nucleotide-binding domain-containing protein, with product MHTDDIETLRRLNILQGVKESTFGRIITPSFLQSFPAGTVLLRENTPADFLYIVLEGLVEMSAASDSSETVTEILGPVNLFILAAVLNDNVCLQSARTLTPARILMIPAPLIRELLGEDQNFMRAVVFELARAYRRTVKELKKQKLRSGAKRLANWILREYARQEQNVAMRLPFEKRVLASYLGMTPENLSRGFATLAQYGVQASGGSILLSDLPALTGFANPSPLIDGEEPTVMATRGNGGRTERSPAA from the coding sequence ATGCATACGGACGACATCGAGACGCTCAGGCGCCTGAACATTCTGCAAGGCGTAAAGGAAAGCACGTTCGGCCGGATCATAACGCCGAGCTTTTTGCAGTCCTTCCCCGCCGGAACCGTTCTTCTTCGCGAGAATACACCAGCTGACTTCCTGTATATTGTGCTGGAAGGACTGGTGGAGATGTCGGCAGCATCCGACAGCAGCGAAACTGTCACGGAAATCTTAGGCCCCGTGAATCTGTTTATACTTGCAGCGGTCTTGAACGATAACGTCTGCCTTCAGTCCGCCCGCACGCTGACACCCGCGCGTATTCTCATGATTCCGGCTCCATTGATCCGGGAATTGCTCGGCGAAGACCAGAACTTCATGAGAGCGGTTGTCTTCGAGTTGGCACGGGCCTATCGCCGCACCGTCAAGGAACTGAAGAAGCAGAAGCTTCGCAGCGGGGCAAAGCGTCTGGCCAACTGGATCCTGCGCGAATACGCCCGGCAGGAGCAAAATGTCGCGATGAGGCTGCCGTTCGAAAAGCGCGTGCTTGCCTCGTATCTCGGGATGACACCCGAGAACCTGTCCCGCGGTTTTGCCACGCTTGCGCAATACGGAGTGCAGGCCAGCGGCGGCAGCATTCTCCTGTCGGATCTTCCCGCCTTGACCGGGTTCGCCAATCCCTCGCCCCTGATCGACGGCGAGGAGCCGACCGTGATGGCCACGAGGGGAAATGGCGGCCGGACGGAACGATCGCCGGCGGCTTAA
- a CDS encoding ABC transporter ATP-binding protein, with protein MADVVLQSITKSFSGHRALDDVSMTIPDGSFVVLLGPTGAGKTTTLRMISGLDHPDRGDVFIGGRSMKGLTPAERNVAMVFQQYSLYPHLTVRENLAFPLKSPLLKTPPAEIERKVRAVAETLRIAHKLDNKATALSGGEMQRVSIGRALVRTPEIYLMDEPLSSLDAKLRADLRVELKSIQANSGATLLYVTHDQVEAMTMATHIGVLHHGRLVQFGSPRDVYERPVSLYAAQRLGQPRINVLPANLFPAAPPRAASIGLRPEHIRQGTGEDSLVTRVERLGDQTRLHLSFRGHTIVTVTEPHTTRRDGEIVKIEPVDPLYFDADGMRLA; from the coding sequence ATGGCTGATGTCGTTCTCCAGTCGATTACGAAGAGCTTCTCCGGCCACAGGGCGCTCGACGACGTGTCGATGACCATACCCGACGGCTCCTTCGTCGTGCTGCTCGGCCCGACGGGCGCGGGCAAGACGACGACGCTCAGGATGATTTCGGGACTCGATCATCCCGACCGCGGCGACGTATTCATCGGCGGCCGGTCGATGAAGGGCCTCACGCCCGCAGAGCGCAACGTCGCGATGGTCTTCCAGCAATATTCGCTCTATCCGCACCTGACTGTGCGCGAGAACCTCGCCTTCCCGCTGAAGTCACCGCTTCTGAAAACGCCACCCGCCGAAATCGAGCGCAAGGTGCGCGCCGTCGCGGAGACGCTCCGCATCGCCCACAAGCTCGACAACAAGGCGACGGCACTGTCGGGCGGGGAGATGCAGCGGGTGTCGATCGGCCGCGCGCTCGTCCGCACGCCCGAGATATACCTGATGGACGAGCCGCTGAGTTCGCTCGACGCGAAACTGAGGGCCGATCTGCGCGTGGAACTGAAGAGCATCCAGGCCAATTCCGGGGCGACCCTCCTCTATGTCACACACGACCAGGTCGAGGCGATGACCATGGCGACCCATATCGGTGTCCTGCACCACGGGCGGCTGGTGCAGTTCGGCTCGCCGCGGGACGTCTACGAACGCCCGGTGAGCCTCTATGCCGCCCAGCGGCTCGGGCAGCCGCGCATCAACGTCCTGCCGGCGAACCTCTTCCCGGCGGCACCTCCGCGTGCGGCCAGCATTGGCCTTCGGCCGGAGCACATCCGCCAGGGCACCGGCGAGGACAGTCTGGTCACGCGCGTCGAAAGGCTCGGCGACCAGACGCGCCTGCACCTGTCTTTCCGCGGACACACCATCGTCACCGTCACCGAACCCCACACGACACGGCGTGACGGAGAGATCGTCAAGATCGAACCCGTTGATCCACTCTACTTCGATGCCGACGGCATGCGACTCGCTTAA
- a CDS encoding ABC transporter ATP-binding protein, with protein sequence MAQIRIQNLRKEFGAFTAVQSSSFTIEDGEFFMLLGPSGCGKTTTLRMMAGLELPSSGEIHIDGEEVGMKPASQRDIAFVFQMFALYPHMNVRRNISYPLLSQGVPKADVRTRVDEVARILRIEDILDKPVGGLSGGDRQRVALGRAIVRRPKAFFMDEPLGALDAEFREHMAEELRALHDRIGATTVYVTHDQLEAMQMGDKIVVMNHGVVEQFGQPQQIYDWPATRFVADFIGSPPMNFLEFEGMIGIGGDHVVLDGHCFTVPVSRQGAEGRLTLGVRPEHVRFSDASTYRGKVLATEYLGTTQIITLSTPNGKIKARISSAETVREGETVGLDFDSRTLTVFAGERGHALISEGNEGVLHHG encoded by the coding sequence ATGGCGCAGATCAGAATACAGAACCTGCGCAAGGAGTTCGGCGCCTTCACCGCCGTCCAGTCTTCGAGCTTCACCATCGAGGACGGTGAGTTCTTCATGCTGCTCGGACCCTCCGGCTGCGGAAAGACGACGACGCTCAGGATGATGGCGGGTCTCGAGCTGCCGAGCAGCGGCGAAATCCATATCGACGGCGAGGAGGTCGGCATGAAGCCGGCGAGCCAGCGCGACATCGCCTTCGTCTTCCAGATGTTCGCCCTCTATCCGCACATGAACGTGCGCCGGAACATATCCTATCCGCTGTTGAGCCAGGGCGTTCCCAAGGCGGACGTCAGGACGCGGGTCGATGAGGTGGCGAGAATCCTGAGGATCGAAGACATTCTCGACAAGCCCGTGGGTGGATTGTCCGGCGGCGACCGCCAGCGCGTGGCGCTCGGGCGTGCGATCGTGCGCCGGCCGAAGGCTTTCTTCATGGACGAGCCGCTCGGCGCACTCGACGCGGAATTCCGCGAACACATGGCGGAAGAATTGCGAGCGCTTCACGACCGGATCGGCGCGACCACGGTGTACGTGACTCACGACCAGCTCGAAGCCATGCAGATGGGCGACAAGATCGTCGTCATGAACCATGGCGTGGTCGAGCAGTTCGGCCAGCCGCAGCAGATCTACGACTGGCCGGCGACCCGCTTCGTCGCCGATTTCATCGGTTCACCGCCGATGAATTTCCTGGAGTTCGAGGGCATGATCGGCATCGGCGGCGACCACGTCGTTCTCGACGGGCATTGCTTTACGGTTCCGGTGTCGCGGCAGGGCGCCGAGGGAAGGCTGACGCTCGGCGTCCGGCCCGAGCATGTCCGCTTTTCCGACGCATCCACCTATCGCGGCAAGGTCCTCGCAACCGAGTATCTTGGCACGACCCAGATTATCACGCTCTCGACGCCGAACGGCAAGATCAAGGCGCGGATCTCCTCCGCTGAAACCGTCAGGGAGGGCGAGACGGTCGGGCTGGACTTCGACAGCCGCACGCTGACGGTCTTCGCGGGCGAACGCGGGCATGCCCTGATCTCCGAAGGAAACGAAGGAGTACTGCACCATGGCTGA
- a CDS encoding carbohydrate ABC transporter permease, translating to MSNYSVTEPSARQKWFAGILVIFYAVVTIMPLVWIIATGFKSPSDAIAYPPKVLFEPTLEGYVNLFTTRTRVSDADLQALGEPKTWYERLVRKDGLVIAGPSRFGERFYNSVVIGFGSTLLCIVLGTVAAYAFSRFKVPLKDDLLFFILSTRMMPPIAVAIPIFLMFRSLGLSDTHAGLILLYTAVNLSLSVWLLKGFIDEIPIEYEEAALIDGYTRFQAFYKVVLPQAVTGIASTAIFCLIFAWNEYAFAVLLTSGTAQTAPPFIPTIIGVSGQDWPAVAAGATLFLLPVVVFTIVLRKHLLRGITFGAVRK from the coding sequence ATGAGCAATTACTCCGTCACCGAGCCTTCGGCTCGCCAGAAATGGTTCGCCGGCATCCTCGTCATCTTCTATGCCGTCGTGACGATCATGCCGCTCGTCTGGATCATCGCCACCGGCTTCAAGAGCCCCTCCGACGCGATTGCCTATCCGCCGAAGGTGCTGTTCGAGCCGACGCTCGAAGGCTACGTGAACCTCTTCACGACCAGGACCCGCGTCTCAGATGCGGACCTCCAGGCCCTCGGCGAACCGAAGACCTGGTATGAAAGGCTCGTGCGGAAGGACGGACTGGTGATCGCCGGCCCCTCCCGCTTCGGCGAGCGCTTCTACAACTCGGTCGTGATCGGCTTTGGGTCGACACTGCTCTGCATCGTCCTCGGAACGGTGGCGGCCTATGCCTTCTCCCGCTTCAAGGTGCCTTTGAAGGACGACCTCCTCTTTTTCATTCTGTCGACCCGGATGATGCCGCCCATCGCTGTCGCGATCCCGATCTTCCTGATGTTCCGGTCGCTCGGCCTGAGCGACACCCATGCAGGCCTGATCCTTCTCTACACGGCGGTGAACCTGTCGCTCTCGGTCTGGCTGCTCAAGGGCTTCATCGACGAGATCCCGATCGAATACGAGGAGGCGGCGCTGATCGACGGCTACACGCGCTTCCAGGCCTTCTACAAGGTCGTGCTGCCGCAGGCCGTGACGGGCATCGCCTCGACCGCGATCTTCTGCCTGATTTTCGCCTGGAACGAGTATGCCTTCGCGGTCCTCCTGACCTCGGGCACGGCGCAGACAGCACCGCCCTTCATCCCGACGATCATCGGCGTCAGCGGTCAGGACTGGCCGGCCGTCGCCGCCGGGGCCACTCTGTTTCTTCTTCCGGTCGTCGTCTTCACGATCGTCCTGCGCAAGCATCTCCTGCGCGGCATCACCTTCGGAGCTGTACGCAAATGA